From the Oncorhynchus nerka isolate Pitt River linkage group LG20, Oner_Uvic_2.0, whole genome shotgun sequence genome, one window contains:
- the LOC115102897 gene encoding zinc finger protein 263-like isoform X1: MAQLVSIMEVLAKAAVAEINKRVDDSCAVIRLEITQSQRDIDILKRKCQMMESELKKTRGQVRKKVLYPMASEGSSYPVKIVLNKQKSKSQWRAGEMAVEEDSQPQPTDVEQRAETEPILIKDEETAEDVWKTDPQEELMITGEESGSKPGQPPSFEQRHFDEDFITQPNISPEDSVEHYPNSDGPKEPGTPRLTSTEVFSTEQHQPAEDEDSLEKVMVKDEKRELDQTRALEGPDQFVMDETDGQLWTSVDPDRDTDPDGHPDFSFHAIEEYSQNISIFPSHSGLPSLPTMLDDGGPSLHSIGKPHADMFSAAAHMKKHVRTLADETRQQMPEGQSSETLNSNNEGNSLALQPRQHQHRASEATVRMSECMTGSNMATTSTFSGYSLSRSSFNMVKRMRTQWRSGGTTGEKPYTCEQCGRSFPKQYNLIRHAVVHSGEKPYKCSQCGKCFTQRSSMKSHQRTHIGESPVSQYGVPPYPGDPHASLMLSQTRWNK, translated from the exons ATGGCGCAGTTGGTATCCATTATGGAGGTTTTAGCTAAAGCAGCTGTAGCAGAAATTAACAAACGTGTTGATGATAGCTGTGCAGTTATACGTTTGGAAATTACCCAAAGCCAGCGAGATATTGATATACTGAAAAGGAAGTGTCAAATGATGGAGAGCGAGCTGAAGAAGACACGAGGACAAGTCAGGAAAAAAG TTCTTTACCCCATGGCATCAGAGGGATCTTCATATCCAGTCAAGATTGTTTTGAACAAGCAGAAGAGTAAATCACAGTGGAGAGCTGGAGAGATGGCTGTTGAAGAGGACTCTCAACCCCAG CCTACAGAtgtagagcagagagcagagactgaACCCATACTGATCAAAGATGAAGAGACAGCAGAGGATGTGTGGAAGACTGACCCTCAGGAAGAGCTCATGATCACTGGAGAGG AGTCTGGTTCCAAGCCTGGGCAACCACCATCCTTTGAGCAACGGCACTTTGATGAGGACTTCATCACACAACCCAACATATCTCCTGAAGACTCAGTGGAACATTACCCCAATTCTGATGGTCCAAAGGAACCAGGCACACCCCGGCTCACATCTACAGAGGTGTTTAGCACAGAGCAGCACCAGCCAGCCGAGGATGAGGACTCGCTAGAGAAAGTGATGGTGAAGGATGAGAAAAGGGAGCTGGATCAGACCAGGGCCCTGGAAGGACCTGACCAGTTTGTCATGGATGAGACTGATGGGCAGCTGTGGACCTCTGTGGATCCAGATAGAGACACTGACCCTGATGGCCACCCAGATTTCTCCTTTCATGCCATAGAGGAGTACTCTCAGAATATCTCAATTTTCCCATCTCATAGTGGGCTGCCATCCCTACCTACTATGTTAGATGATGGAGGGCCATCCCTTCACTCTATAGGGAAACCACATGCTGACATGTTCAGTGCAGCAGCACACATGAAAAAACATGTCAGGACATTGGCTGATGAGACTAGACAACAGATGCCAGAAGGACAGAGCAGCGAGACACTGAACTCTAATAATGAAGGAAATAGTTTAGCTCTACAGCCAAGGCAGCATCAGCACAGGGCTTCAGAAGCAACAGTGAGAATGAGTGAGTGCATGACAGGGTCAAACATGGCCACCACCTCCACCTTCTCTGGATACAGCCTGAGTCGCAGTAGTTTTAACATGGTGAAGAGAATGAGGACTCAGTGGAGGTCGGGCGGCACCACAGGAGAGAAACCGTACACCTGCGAACAGTGTGGCAGGAGTTTCCCCAAGCAGTACAACCTGATCAGACATGCTGTGGTCCACAGCGGGGAGAAGCCCTACAAGTGCTCACAGTGTGGGAAATGCTTCACCCAGCGCTCCAGTATGAAGTCACATCAGAGAACTCACATAGGAGAGAGTCCGGTGTCTCAATATGGGGTACCCCCATACCCTGGGGATCCACACGCAAGTTTAATGTTGTCTCAGACCAGATGGAACAAATAA
- the LOC115102897 gene encoding zinc finger protein 569-like isoform X2 → MASEGSSYPVKIVLNKQKSKSQWRAGEMAVEEDSQPQPTDVEQRAETEPILIKDEETAEDVWKTDPQEELMITGEESGSKPGQPPSFEQRHFDEDFITQPNISPEDSVEHYPNSDGPKEPGTPRLTSTEVFSTEQHQPAEDEDSLEKVMVKDEKRELDQTRALEGPDQFVMDETDGQLWTSVDPDRDTDPDGHPDFSFHAIEEYSQNISIFPSHSGLPSLPTMLDDGGPSLHSIGKPHADMFSAAAHMKKHVRTLADETRQQMPEGQSSETLNSNNEGNSLALQPRQHQHRASEATVRMSECMTGSNMATTSTFSGYSLSRSSFNMVKRMRTQWRSGGTTGEKPYTCEQCGRSFPKQYNLIRHAVVHSGEKPYKCSQCGKCFTQRSSMKSHQRTHIGESPVSQYGVPPYPGDPHASLMLSQTRWNK, encoded by the exons ATGGCATCAGAGGGATCTTCATATCCAGTCAAGATTGTTTTGAACAAGCAGAAGAGTAAATCACAGTGGAGAGCTGGAGAGATGGCTGTTGAAGAGGACTCTCAACCCCAG CCTACAGAtgtagagcagagagcagagactgaACCCATACTGATCAAAGATGAAGAGACAGCAGAGGATGTGTGGAAGACTGACCCTCAGGAAGAGCTCATGATCACTGGAGAGG AGTCTGGTTCCAAGCCTGGGCAACCACCATCCTTTGAGCAACGGCACTTTGATGAGGACTTCATCACACAACCCAACATATCTCCTGAAGACTCAGTGGAACATTACCCCAATTCTGATGGTCCAAAGGAACCAGGCACACCCCGGCTCACATCTACAGAGGTGTTTAGCACAGAGCAGCACCAGCCAGCCGAGGATGAGGACTCGCTAGAGAAAGTGATGGTGAAGGATGAGAAAAGGGAGCTGGATCAGACCAGGGCCCTGGAAGGACCTGACCAGTTTGTCATGGATGAGACTGATGGGCAGCTGTGGACCTCTGTGGATCCAGATAGAGACACTGACCCTGATGGCCACCCAGATTTCTCCTTTCATGCCATAGAGGAGTACTCTCAGAATATCTCAATTTTCCCATCTCATAGTGGGCTGCCATCCCTACCTACTATGTTAGATGATGGAGGGCCATCCCTTCACTCTATAGGGAAACCACATGCTGACATGTTCAGTGCAGCAGCACACATGAAAAAACATGTCAGGACATTGGCTGATGAGACTAGACAACAGATGCCAGAAGGACAGAGCAGCGAGACACTGAACTCTAATAATGAAGGAAATAGTTTAGCTCTACAGCCAAGGCAGCATCAGCACAGGGCTTCAGAAGCAACAGTGAGAATGAGTGAGTGCATGACAGGGTCAAACATGGCCACCACCTCCACCTTCTCTGGATACAGCCTGAGTCGCAGTAGTTTTAACATGGTGAAGAGAATGAGGACTCAGTGGAGGTCGGGCGGCACCACAGGAGAGAAACCGTACACCTGCGAACAGTGTGGCAGGAGTTTCCCCAAGCAGTACAACCTGATCAGACATGCTGTGGTCCACAGCGGGGAGAAGCCCTACAAGTGCTCACAGTGTGGGAAATGCTTCACCCAGCGCTCCAGTATGAAGTCACATCAGAGAACTCACATAGGAGAGAGTCCGGTGTCTCAATATGGGGTACCCCCATACCCTGGGGATCCACACGCAAGTTTAATGTTGTCTCAGACCAGATGGAACAAATAA